One part of the Rutidosis leptorrhynchoides isolate AG116_Rl617_1_P2 chromosome 1, CSIRO_AGI_Rlap_v1, whole genome shotgun sequence genome encodes these proteins:
- the LOC139856863 gene encoding ABC transporter G family member 39-like isoform X1: protein MEDQELLERILEYVDQDHEIFLKRLRERIDRVGIETPKIEVRYENLSVEGDVYVGHRALPSLFNTIFNSFQSTLALTGISPSKKKKVKILHSISGIVKPSRLTLLLGPPGAGKTTLLLALAGKLDHHLKVSGNVSYCGHLLSEFIPQRTCAYISPHSLHSGEMTVRETLDFSGRCLGIVARHRLLTELMKKEKEAGIEPNPDIDAFMKATAVPGLETSPVTTYILKILGLESCADTIVGDQMIRGISGGEKKRVTTGEMLVGPARVFLMDEISSGLDSSTTYNIIKVLKQMVHIMDLTMVISLLQPDPETFKLFDDVISLSEGQIVYQGPTQNVVDFFESMGFKCPERKGVADFLQEVTSKKDQEQYWFKTEEQPYVYVPIHEFSRAFKTFHVGRKLEMDIKIPYDKSKTHPDALMKDKYGISYIELLRACFHKEWLLTKRNSLLYIFKTFQLTFMSLVSMTVFFRTEMHVGNLEDGGKFFGSLFFSLLIVMFNGMAELALTVMRLPVFYKHRDSLLYPAWAFAIPIWVLKIPLSLMESGIWVILTYYTIGYAPDATRFFKQFLTFFAIHQMALSFFRLIAAIARTDVLANTLGAFTMLVMLLLGGFIVAKNDTESWMSLGFYASPMMYAQNALVINEFLDKRWNAPNIYPLINASTVGQALLKSRSFFTKDYWFYICIGALIGFSFLFNILFIIALTYLSPFCDTKTAIGDESDLKNSNDELNECELYEGVLCVDTIVKATSRENGSTVGDANRTKRRGMVLPFQPLSLAFNHLNYSIDVPAEMKSRGVECDRLQLLKDVSGTFRPGILTALVGVSGAGKTTLMDVLAGRKTGGYIEGDVFISGYPKNQTTFARVSGYCEQNDIHSPHVTVCESLLFSAWLRLSLDVHITTQKMFVEELMELMELNPIRNALVGLPGVDGLSIEQRKRLTIAVELVANPSIIFLDEPTTGLDARAAAIVMRTVRNMVDTGRTVVCTIHQPSIDIFESFDELILMKFGGQIIYAGPLGQYSHKLVEYFEDISGVPKIRNGYNPATWALEVTSSAVENRLNIDYAELYFNSSLYQENQKLIIDLCTPSDSEDLFFQTEYAQAFLVQCKACLWKQHWSYWRNPQYNVTRFVTSIVIASIFGAVFHKQGEKMEKQQDLQNILGALFASVIFFGAINQNTVQPIVAVERTVFYRERASGVYSSLPYAFSQVTIESIYIVFQTSIYVFILYPMIGFEWKTAKVLWFYFYMLMSNIYFTMFGMMTISLTPSSQISAVLIYFFICLWNLFSGFIIPRPQIPIWSRWFYWVDPLSWTIYGLVTSQVGQQNDLFEVPGADNMTLKLFIKEEFGFEYDFLPVVAAVHIGWIFLFFSIFVLGIKYFNFQHR from the exons ATGGAGGATCAGGAGTTGCTTGAAAGGATACTTGAGTATGTGGATCAAGATCATGAAATATTTTTAAAAAGATTAAGGGAAAGGATTGATAG GGTTGGCATTGAGACACCAAAGATTGAAGTAAGATATGAGAATTtatcagttgaaggagatgtttatGTTGGACATAGAGCTCTTCCTTCTCTCTTTAATACCATCTTTAACTCATTTCAG AGCACACTGGCATTGACTGGAATCAGTCCTTCTAAGAAGAAAAAGGTCAAAATTCTTCACTCCATTAGTGGCATTGTAAAACCATCAAG GTTGACATTGCTTCTAGGTCCACCAGGTGCAGGCAAAACCACATTGTTGCTAGCATTAGCAGGGAAACTTGATCATCATCTTAAA GTATCAGGAAATGTTTCTTATTGTGGCCACCTACTGTCTGAATTCATTCCTCAAAGAACTTGTGCTTATATAAGTCCTCATAGCCTGCATTCAGGCGAGATGACCGTTAGAGAGACGTTAGATTTTTCAGGGCGGTGTTTAGGTATTGTGGCTAGGCACCGTTTGCTGACAGAGCTCATGAAGAAGGAGAAAGAAGCAGGAATCGAACCAAATCCAGATATCGATGCTTTTATGAAGGCAACTGCTGTCCCAGGTCTTGAAACCAGTCCGGTCACCACTTATATCCTCAAG ATACTCGGTTTGGAATCTTGTGCTGATACAATTGTTGGTGATCAAATGATAAGAGGCATTTCTGGTGGTGAAAAGAAACGTGTTACTACCG GGGAGATGCTAGTTGGGCCCGCACGAGTTTTTTTAATGGACGAAATCTCGAGCGGATTAGACAGTTCAACAACTTATAATATCATTAAGGTCCTAAAACAAATGGTACATATAATGGATTTGACCATGGTTATCTCTCTTTTGCAACCTGACCCAGAAACATTCAAACTTTTCGATGATGTCATATCATTATCCGAAGGTCAAATCGTATATCAAGGTCCTACTCAAAATGTGGTTGACTTTTTTGAGTCCATGGGCTTTAAGTGCCCAGAAAGAAAAGGGGTTGCAGACTTTCTTCAAGAGGTAACTTCGAAAAAAGACCAAGAACAGTACTGGTTCAAGACCGAGGAACAACCTTACGTTTATGTCCCGATTCATGAATTTTCACGGGCTTTTAAAACATTCCACGTAGGACGAAAACTCGAAATGGATATCAAAATTCCTTATGATAAATCCAAAACACATCCAGATGCTTTGATGAAAGATAAGTATGGAATATCTTATATCGAGCTTTTGAGGGCGTGTTTTCATAAAGAGTGGTTGCTAACAAAACGTAATTCGTTGCTTTACATATTTAAAACATTTCAGTTAACGTTCATGTCGTTGGTAAGCATGACAGTGTTCTTTAGGACTGAAATGCATGTCGGAAATTTGGAAGACGGAGGGAAGTTTTTCGGGTCTCTTTTTTTCTCGCTTCTTATCGTGATGTTTAACGGGATGGCTGAGCTGGCATTGACAGTTATGAGGCTTCCGGTTTTTTATAAACATCGAGATTCATTGCTGTATCCTGCATGGGCTTTTGCTATCCCCATTTGGGTACTTAAAATTCCTTTGTCTCTCATGGAATCAGGAATTTGGGTGATTTTAACTTATTATACTATAGGATATGCACCAGATGCCACCAG ATTTTTTAAGCAATTCTTGACGTTCTTCGCCATACATCAAATGGCTCTCTCGTTTTTTCGATTAATCGCTGCGATTGCCAGAACCGATGTTTTAGCGAACACTTTAGGTGCATTCACAATGTTGGTGATGTTACTTCTTGGAGGATTTATAGTGGCTAAGA ATGATACGGAGTCGTGGATGTCATTGGGATTCTATGCGTCTCCAATGATGTATGCCCAAAATGCATTAGTTATAAATGAGTTTCTTGATAAAAGATGGAATGCT CCCAACATATATCCGCTGATTAATGCCTCAACCGTTGGCCAGGCCCTTCTCAAATCAAGAAGTTTCTTCACAAAGGATTACTGGTTTTATATTTGTATAGGAGCACTCATTGGGTTCTCGTTTCTCTTCAATATATTGTTTATCATAGCACTAACTTACTTAAGTC CATTTTGTGATACTAAAACTGCTATTGGTGATGAAAGTGATTTAAAGAATTCGAATGATGAACTTAATGAATGTGAACTCTATGAAGG CGTGTTATGTGTTGATACGATAGTGAAAGCTACTTCAAGGGAAAATGGCTCGACTGTTGGTGATGCTAACCGTACGAAAAGAAGAGGAATGGTGCTGCCTTTTCAGCCTCTTTCACTCGCTTTCAACCATCTCAATTACAGCATTGATGTACCAGCT GAAATGAAGTCAAGAGGGGTTGAATGTGACCGTCTTCAATTGCTTAAGGATGTTAGTGGTACATTTAGACCTGGGATATTAACTGCGCTCGTAGGCGTTAGTGGTGCTGGTAAGACAACCTTGATGGATGTGTTAGCAGGACGAAAGACAGGTGGATATATCGAAGGAGACGTCTTTATATCAGGCTACCCAAAGAACCAAACCACTTTTGCTCGTGTCAGCGGTTATTGTGAGCAGAATGATATCCATTCACCACATGTAACTGTTTGCGAATCTCTATTGTTTTCCGCTTGGCTGCGCCTATCTTTGGATGTACATATAACTACTCAAAAG ATGTTTGTAGAGGAGTTGATGGAACTAATGGAGCTTAATCCAATAAGGAATGCTTTAGTGGGGCTTCCTGGAGTAGATGGTCTCTCGATCGAACAGCGAAAGCGGCTAACAATCGCCGTCGAATTGGTGGCGAATCCGTCCATCATctttttggatgaaccgacaactgGTCTTGATGCTAGAGCTGCAGCCATTGTTATGCGTACCGTAAGGAACATGGTGGACACAGGAAGAACTGTTGTATGCACAATTCACCAACCAAGTATAGACATATTTGAATCTTTCGATGAG TTGATTTTGATGAAGTTTGGAGGACAAATTATTTATGCTGGACCTTTAGGCCAATATTCCCACAAACTAGTAGAGTATTTTGAA GATATTTCAGGAGTACCAAAAATCAGGAATGGCTATAATCCTGCCACATGGGCGTTAGAGGTGACTTCTTCGGCAGTTGAGAATCGTCTTAACATTGATTATGCTGAACTATATTTCAATTCATCTCTTTATCA GGAAAATCAAAAACTTATTATCGATCTTTGTACTCCAAGTGATTCTGAGGACCTCTTCTTTCAGACCGAATATGCACAAGCGTTTCTTGTACAATGCAAAGCTTGTTTGTGGAAACAACATTGGTCTTATTGGAGGAACCCCCAGTATAATGTTACCCGATTTGTCACCTCCATCGTCATTGCTAGTATCTTTGGTGCTGTTTTTCATAAACAGGGAGAAAAGAT GGAAAAACAACAAGATCTGCAAAATATATTGGGAGCTTTGTTTGCTTCTGTCATCTTCTTTGGAGCAATCAATCAAAATACTGTTCAACCTATTGTTGCTGTTGAAAGAACCGTTTTTTACCGCGAAAGGGCTTCAGGGGTGTATTCGTCTTTACCATATGCATTTTCCCAG GTGACTATAGAGTCAATCTATATTGTGTTTCAAACTAGTATCTATGTCTTCATTTTGTACCCGATGATTGGATTCGAGTGGAAAACTGCGAAAGTTTTGTGGTTCTACTTTTATATGTTGATGAGTAACATCTACTTCACGATGTTTGGCATGATGACGATATCATTGACACCAAGTTCCCAAATTTCAGCTGTTTTAATCTACTTCTTCATCTGCCTTTGGAACTTGTTTTCGGGTTTTATCATCCCTAGACCG CAAATACCAATATGGAGCAGATGGTTTTATTGGGTTGACCCGCTCAGTTGGACAATCTACGGTCTAGTAACCAGCCAAGTTGGTCAGCAAAATGATCTGTTTGAGGTGCCTGGTGCTGACAATATGACACTGAAATTGTTCATCAAAGAGGAGTTTGGGTTCGAGTATGATTTCCTTCCTGTGGTGGCTGCAGTACATATTGGTTGGATCTTTTTATTTTTTAGCATCTTTGTGTTGGGAATCAAGTACTTTAATTTTCAACACCGATAA
- the LOC139856863 gene encoding ABC transporter G family member 39-like isoform X2 produces the protein MEDQELLERILEYVDQDHEIFLKRLRERIDRVGIETPKIEVRYENLSVEGDVYVGHRALPSLFNTIFNSFQSTLALTGISPSKKKKVKILHSISGIVKPSRLTLLLGPPGAGKTTLLLALAGKLDHHLKVSGNVSYCGHLLSEFIPQRTCAYISPHSLHSGEMTVRETLDFSGRCLGIVARHRLLTELMKKEKEAGIEPNPDIDAFMKATAVPGLETSPVTTYILKILGLESCADTIVGDQMIRGISGGEKKRVTTGEMLVGPARVFLMDEISSGLDSSTTYNIIKVLKQMVHIMDLTMVISLLQPDPETFKLFDDVISLSEGQIVYQGPTQNVVDFFESMGFKCPERKGVADFLQEVTSKKDQEQYWFKTEEQPYVYVPIHEFSRAFKTFHVGRKLEMDIKIPYDKSKTHPDALMKDKYGISYIELLRACFHKEWLLTKRNSLLYIFKTFQLTFMSLVSMTVFFRTEMHVGNLEDGGKFFGSLFFSLLIVMFNGMAELALTVMRLPVFYKHRDSLLYPAWAFAIPIWVLKIPLSLMESGIWVILTYYTIGYAPDATRFFKQFLTFFAIHQMALSFFRLIAAIARTDVLANTLGAFTMLVMLLLGGFIVAKNDTESWMSLGFYASPMMYAQNALVINEFLDKRWNAPNIYPLINASTVGQALLKSRSFFTKDYWFYICIGALIGFSFLFNILFIIALTYLSPFCDTKTAIGDESDLKNSNDELNECELYEVKATSRENGSTVGDANRTKRRGMVLPFQPLSLAFNHLNYSIDVPAEMKSRGVECDRLQLLKDVSGTFRPGILTALVGVSGAGKTTLMDVLAGRKTGGYIEGDVFISGYPKNQTTFARVSGYCEQNDIHSPHVTVCESLLFSAWLRLSLDVHITTQKMFVEELMELMELNPIRNALVGLPGVDGLSIEQRKRLTIAVELVANPSIIFLDEPTTGLDARAAAIVMRTVRNMVDTGRTVVCTIHQPSIDIFESFDELILMKFGGQIIYAGPLGQYSHKLVEYFEDISGVPKIRNGYNPATWALEVTSSAVENRLNIDYAELYFNSSLYQENQKLIIDLCTPSDSEDLFFQTEYAQAFLVQCKACLWKQHWSYWRNPQYNVTRFVTSIVIASIFGAVFHKQGEKMEKQQDLQNILGALFASVIFFGAINQNTVQPIVAVERTVFYRERASGVYSSLPYAFSQVTIESIYIVFQTSIYVFILYPMIGFEWKTAKVLWFYFYMLMSNIYFTMFGMMTISLTPSSQISAVLIYFFICLWNLFSGFIIPRPQIPIWSRWFYWVDPLSWTIYGLVTSQVGQQNDLFEVPGADNMTLKLFIKEEFGFEYDFLPVVAAVHIGWIFLFFSIFVLGIKYFNFQHR, from the exons ATGGAGGATCAGGAGTTGCTTGAAAGGATACTTGAGTATGTGGATCAAGATCATGAAATATTTTTAAAAAGATTAAGGGAAAGGATTGATAG GGTTGGCATTGAGACACCAAAGATTGAAGTAAGATATGAGAATTtatcagttgaaggagatgtttatGTTGGACATAGAGCTCTTCCTTCTCTCTTTAATACCATCTTTAACTCATTTCAG AGCACACTGGCATTGACTGGAATCAGTCCTTCTAAGAAGAAAAAGGTCAAAATTCTTCACTCCATTAGTGGCATTGTAAAACCATCAAG GTTGACATTGCTTCTAGGTCCACCAGGTGCAGGCAAAACCACATTGTTGCTAGCATTAGCAGGGAAACTTGATCATCATCTTAAA GTATCAGGAAATGTTTCTTATTGTGGCCACCTACTGTCTGAATTCATTCCTCAAAGAACTTGTGCTTATATAAGTCCTCATAGCCTGCATTCAGGCGAGATGACCGTTAGAGAGACGTTAGATTTTTCAGGGCGGTGTTTAGGTATTGTGGCTAGGCACCGTTTGCTGACAGAGCTCATGAAGAAGGAGAAAGAAGCAGGAATCGAACCAAATCCAGATATCGATGCTTTTATGAAGGCAACTGCTGTCCCAGGTCTTGAAACCAGTCCGGTCACCACTTATATCCTCAAG ATACTCGGTTTGGAATCTTGTGCTGATACAATTGTTGGTGATCAAATGATAAGAGGCATTTCTGGTGGTGAAAAGAAACGTGTTACTACCG GGGAGATGCTAGTTGGGCCCGCACGAGTTTTTTTAATGGACGAAATCTCGAGCGGATTAGACAGTTCAACAACTTATAATATCATTAAGGTCCTAAAACAAATGGTACATATAATGGATTTGACCATGGTTATCTCTCTTTTGCAACCTGACCCAGAAACATTCAAACTTTTCGATGATGTCATATCATTATCCGAAGGTCAAATCGTATATCAAGGTCCTACTCAAAATGTGGTTGACTTTTTTGAGTCCATGGGCTTTAAGTGCCCAGAAAGAAAAGGGGTTGCAGACTTTCTTCAAGAGGTAACTTCGAAAAAAGACCAAGAACAGTACTGGTTCAAGACCGAGGAACAACCTTACGTTTATGTCCCGATTCATGAATTTTCACGGGCTTTTAAAACATTCCACGTAGGACGAAAACTCGAAATGGATATCAAAATTCCTTATGATAAATCCAAAACACATCCAGATGCTTTGATGAAAGATAAGTATGGAATATCTTATATCGAGCTTTTGAGGGCGTGTTTTCATAAAGAGTGGTTGCTAACAAAACGTAATTCGTTGCTTTACATATTTAAAACATTTCAGTTAACGTTCATGTCGTTGGTAAGCATGACAGTGTTCTTTAGGACTGAAATGCATGTCGGAAATTTGGAAGACGGAGGGAAGTTTTTCGGGTCTCTTTTTTTCTCGCTTCTTATCGTGATGTTTAACGGGATGGCTGAGCTGGCATTGACAGTTATGAGGCTTCCGGTTTTTTATAAACATCGAGATTCATTGCTGTATCCTGCATGGGCTTTTGCTATCCCCATTTGGGTACTTAAAATTCCTTTGTCTCTCATGGAATCAGGAATTTGGGTGATTTTAACTTATTATACTATAGGATATGCACCAGATGCCACCAG ATTTTTTAAGCAATTCTTGACGTTCTTCGCCATACATCAAATGGCTCTCTCGTTTTTTCGATTAATCGCTGCGATTGCCAGAACCGATGTTTTAGCGAACACTTTAGGTGCATTCACAATGTTGGTGATGTTACTTCTTGGAGGATTTATAGTGGCTAAGA ATGATACGGAGTCGTGGATGTCATTGGGATTCTATGCGTCTCCAATGATGTATGCCCAAAATGCATTAGTTATAAATGAGTTTCTTGATAAAAGATGGAATGCT CCCAACATATATCCGCTGATTAATGCCTCAACCGTTGGCCAGGCCCTTCTCAAATCAAGAAGTTTCTTCACAAAGGATTACTGGTTTTATATTTGTATAGGAGCACTCATTGGGTTCTCGTTTCTCTTCAATATATTGTTTATCATAGCACTAACTTACTTAAGTC CATTTTGTGATACTAAAACTGCTATTGGTGATGAAAGTGATTTAAAGAATTCGAATGATGAACTTAATGAATGTGAACTCTATGAAG TGAAAGCTACTTCAAGGGAAAATGGCTCGACTGTTGGTGATGCTAACCGTACGAAAAGAAGAGGAATGGTGCTGCCTTTTCAGCCTCTTTCACTCGCTTTCAACCATCTCAATTACAGCATTGATGTACCAGCT GAAATGAAGTCAAGAGGGGTTGAATGTGACCGTCTTCAATTGCTTAAGGATGTTAGTGGTACATTTAGACCTGGGATATTAACTGCGCTCGTAGGCGTTAGTGGTGCTGGTAAGACAACCTTGATGGATGTGTTAGCAGGACGAAAGACAGGTGGATATATCGAAGGAGACGTCTTTATATCAGGCTACCCAAAGAACCAAACCACTTTTGCTCGTGTCAGCGGTTATTGTGAGCAGAATGATATCCATTCACCACATGTAACTGTTTGCGAATCTCTATTGTTTTCCGCTTGGCTGCGCCTATCTTTGGATGTACATATAACTACTCAAAAG ATGTTTGTAGAGGAGTTGATGGAACTAATGGAGCTTAATCCAATAAGGAATGCTTTAGTGGGGCTTCCTGGAGTAGATGGTCTCTCGATCGAACAGCGAAAGCGGCTAACAATCGCCGTCGAATTGGTGGCGAATCCGTCCATCATctttttggatgaaccgacaactgGTCTTGATGCTAGAGCTGCAGCCATTGTTATGCGTACCGTAAGGAACATGGTGGACACAGGAAGAACTGTTGTATGCACAATTCACCAACCAAGTATAGACATATTTGAATCTTTCGATGAG TTGATTTTGATGAAGTTTGGAGGACAAATTATTTATGCTGGACCTTTAGGCCAATATTCCCACAAACTAGTAGAGTATTTTGAA GATATTTCAGGAGTACCAAAAATCAGGAATGGCTATAATCCTGCCACATGGGCGTTAGAGGTGACTTCTTCGGCAGTTGAGAATCGTCTTAACATTGATTATGCTGAACTATATTTCAATTCATCTCTTTATCA GGAAAATCAAAAACTTATTATCGATCTTTGTACTCCAAGTGATTCTGAGGACCTCTTCTTTCAGACCGAATATGCACAAGCGTTTCTTGTACAATGCAAAGCTTGTTTGTGGAAACAACATTGGTCTTATTGGAGGAACCCCCAGTATAATGTTACCCGATTTGTCACCTCCATCGTCATTGCTAGTATCTTTGGTGCTGTTTTTCATAAACAGGGAGAAAAGAT GGAAAAACAACAAGATCTGCAAAATATATTGGGAGCTTTGTTTGCTTCTGTCATCTTCTTTGGAGCAATCAATCAAAATACTGTTCAACCTATTGTTGCTGTTGAAAGAACCGTTTTTTACCGCGAAAGGGCTTCAGGGGTGTATTCGTCTTTACCATATGCATTTTCCCAG GTGACTATAGAGTCAATCTATATTGTGTTTCAAACTAGTATCTATGTCTTCATTTTGTACCCGATGATTGGATTCGAGTGGAAAACTGCGAAAGTTTTGTGGTTCTACTTTTATATGTTGATGAGTAACATCTACTTCACGATGTTTGGCATGATGACGATATCATTGACACCAAGTTCCCAAATTTCAGCTGTTTTAATCTACTTCTTCATCTGCCTTTGGAACTTGTTTTCGGGTTTTATCATCCCTAGACCG CAAATACCAATATGGAGCAGATGGTTTTATTGGGTTGACCCGCTCAGTTGGACAATCTACGGTCTAGTAACCAGCCAAGTTGGTCAGCAAAATGATCTGTTTGAGGTGCCTGGTGCTGACAATATGACACTGAAATTGTTCATCAAAGAGGAGTTTGGGTTCGAGTATGATTTCCTTCCTGTGGTGGCTGCAGTACATATTGGTTGGATCTTTTTATTTTTTAGCATCTTTGTGTTGGGAATCAAGTACTTTAATTTTCAACACCGATAA